One Natronolimnobius sp. AArcel1 DNA window includes the following coding sequences:
- a CDS encoding carbon starvation protein A, with the protein MTGVIWIVATILAMFTVGYIGYGRYLSRFVELDDSRETPAHKYQDGQEYVPSKKPVLLGHHFSSVAGGAPIAGPITAAFVWGWLPAMLWVAIGNPLMGAVHDFMSLSSSIRHEGKSMGYIIGEYIGERGKNMFLWFAFLVIILVVAVFALLVAIILDTYPPAATASVLYITLALFAGVWLYQLNLPFLGGTVLFVLGVFGSIWVGIQYPIALFEPGGMAENTIVLFPGDGMWVPGATVLESGNTAAWIIVGLLYAFVASILPVWVLLQPRDYLSSFLLYAGVGGALVAIGIGTFFGTSDEPLTTELPAYTSFFGGDLAPAAMPLFPLLFITIACGTISGFHSLVSSGTTSKQLNRESDARLIGYGGMLAEGLLAAVALAAVSVIAIEVDPEDVDGIGAALPNFAEGGGLILTSLNIPFQYGEIFMALVFVSFLLTSLDTGLRLGRYMIEELIGTPETDVEKTASNKYVNTAIATFAAFILVSSGQWDELWPLFGGANQLLAALALLTATVWLANWKDTKQLVSTGVPVVIMTIITICGLLWLVVYDNVYQNFMDGDWWAEATFLEIASAGTRVLIALVLIWLAISILRMGYEHLQTKRDDLLETDPGQTPGDDD; encoded by the coding sequence ATGACAGGGGTAATCTGGATCGTCGCGACAATACTCGCGATGTTCACCGTCGGTTATATCGGGTATGGGCGATACCTCTCACGATTCGTCGAACTTGACGACTCGCGCGAGACGCCTGCGCACAAGTATCAGGACGGTCAAGAATACGTCCCATCGAAGAAACCGGTGTTGCTCGGACATCACTTCTCGAGTGTTGCAGGTGGTGCACCAATCGCCGGCCCAATTACCGCTGCGTTCGTCTGGGGCTGGCTGCCAGCAATGTTGTGGGTCGCGATTGGGAATCCTCTGATGGGTGCCGTTCACGACTTCATGTCACTGTCCTCGAGCATTCGCCACGAGGGGAAGTCGATGGGGTACATCATCGGCGAGTATATCGGCGAGCGGGGGAAGAATATGTTCCTCTGGTTTGCGTTTCTCGTCATCATCCTCGTCGTGGCAGTGTTCGCGTTGCTGGTTGCGATTATTCTCGATACGTACCCACCGGCGGCGACGGCGAGCGTGTTGTACATTACGCTCGCGCTGTTTGCCGGGGTCTGGCTGTACCAACTTAACCTGCCGTTCCTCGGTGGAACAGTGTTGTTCGTCCTTGGTGTTTTCGGGAGTATCTGGGTCGGGATCCAGTATCCGATTGCGCTGTTCGAACCGGGCGGAATGGCGGAGAATACGATCGTCTTGTTCCCCGGCGATGGAATGTGGGTCCCCGGTGCGACCGTGTTAGAGAGCGGCAACACTGCCGCGTGGATCATCGTTGGCTTGTTGTACGCCTTCGTTGCCAGCATCCTGCCAGTGTGGGTCTTGCTCCAACCGCGTGATTATCTCTCGTCATTCCTGCTGTATGCAGGTGTCGGCGGAGCGCTCGTCGCAATCGGGATCGGGACGTTCTTCGGAACGTCCGATGAGCCCCTGACAACGGAGCTTCCAGCGTATACGAGCTTCTTTGGCGGCGACCTCGCGCCTGCAGCGATGCCGCTGTTCCCGCTGTTGTTCATCACGATCGCCTGCGGGACGATCAGTGGCTTTCACTCGCTTGTCTCGTCGGGAACGACCTCAAAGCAACTCAACCGCGAGAGCGATGCTCGTCTGATTGGCTACGGCGGAATGCTTGCTGAAGGACTGCTCGCGGCAGTCGCGCTAGCAGCGGTGTCCGTCATCGCTATCGAAGTCGACCCAGAGGATGTAGATGGAATCGGTGCGGCACTTCCCAACTTCGCCGAGGGTGGTGGCCTCATCCTGACGAGTCTCAACATTCCGTTCCAGTACGGTGAGATCTTCATGGCGCTGGTCTTCGTTAGCTTCCTGTTGACGAGTCTCGACACTGGCCTCCGTCTTGGCCGGTACATGATCGAAGAACTCATCGGAACGCCCGAGACCGATGTCGAGAAGACCGCCTCGAACAAGTACGTCAACACCGCAATCGCAACGTTCGCCGCGTTCATCCTCGTCTCGAGCGGCCAATGGGACGAACTGTGGCCGCTGTTTGGCGGCGCAAATCAGTTGCTTGCTGCGCTCGCCTTGCTAACAGCGACGGTTTGGTTGGCGAACTGGAAGGATACCAAACAGCTCGTGAGTACCGGTGTTCCGGTCGTCATCATGACGATCATCACCATCTGCGGTCTCCTATGGCTGGTTGTCTACGATAACGTCTACCAGAACTTCATGGACGGAGACTGGTGGGCAGAGGCGACATTCCTCGAAATTGCGTCGGCTGGGACCAGAGTGCTTATCGCGTTGGTTCTCATCTGGCTCGCAATTTCGATCCTTCGAATGGGGTACGAGCACCTCCAGACGAAGCGCGATGACTTGCTCGAGACAGATCCTGGCCAAACGCCGGGAGACGACGACTAA
- a CDS encoding GTP-binding protein, translating to MHATIPVTVLSGSLGAGKTTLLNHLLRTADERDLAVLVNDMGKVNVDAELVAEGSDLDVENGVAELSNGCICCELTDDLETAVVRLAREREFDHLIVESSGISEPEPVAKLFTTASRVAARYEIDALVTVLDTRLFLDAFAGDEVPERTGETDDSSTDGETRPLSDLLIEQLETAHVVLLNKTDLCDPDELTEATALVQALQPSAETIETEFSAVDPDSVLDTDLFDSGQLAELAGWKRALDESDDDQSDHHHGGDGHHDDGHAHRHPDERYGIDSFVFRNRRPFHPERLVSFYRELPTEVVRSKGTAWVAGRDVKVGLSQAGQSVRATVRGPWIASLPAVDQELYRANRPGLEWHDDHGDRQTELVFIGTEFDEERLRNRLTDCLVDDGEWEHADALENPFPTEAGEAVVVREP from the coding sequence ATGCACGCGACGATCCCCGTTACCGTCCTCTCAGGGAGTCTCGGCGCGGGAAAAACGACACTGCTCAACCACCTTCTTCGAACCGCAGACGAGCGCGATCTTGCCGTGCTTGTAAATGACATGGGCAAGGTGAACGTCGACGCCGAACTGGTCGCCGAAGGATCCGACCTAGATGTCGAAAATGGCGTCGCAGAACTGTCAAACGGCTGTATTTGCTGTGAACTTACAGATGATCTCGAGACCGCTGTCGTCCGGTTAGCCCGCGAGCGCGAGTTCGACCACCTGATCGTCGAGTCCTCTGGTATTTCAGAGCCAGAACCAGTTGCAAAACTGTTCACGACAGCCTCGCGCGTGGCTGCACGCTATGAAATCGACGCGCTGGTGACCGTCCTCGATACACGTCTGTTTCTCGATGCGTTTGCTGGTGACGAGGTCCCCGAGCGAACCGGTGAAACCGACGACTCGAGCACCGATGGGGAGACGCGCCCGCTTTCGGATCTCCTGATCGAGCAACTCGAGACTGCACACGTTGTTTTATTGAACAAGACTGATCTGTGTGATCCCGATGAACTCACGGAAGCAACAGCGCTCGTGCAAGCGTTACAACCGAGTGCCGAAACGATTGAAACAGAGTTCAGTGCCGTCGACCCCGACAGCGTGCTCGATACAGATCTGTTTGATTCCGGTCAACTGGCTGAGCTGGCCGGCTGGAAACGTGCGCTGGATGAGAGCGATGACGACCAGTCAGACCACCACCACGGAGGCGACGGGCATCACGATGACGGTCACGCCCATCGTCATCCAGACGAACGCTACGGTATCGACTCGTTCGTCTTCCGGAACCGCCGTCCATTTCACCCGGAGCGACTCGTCTCGTTCTATCGGGAACTGCCGACAGAGGTCGTCCGATCGAAGGGAACAGCCTGGGTCGCCGGTCGAGATGTGAAAGTCGGGCTCTCACAGGCAGGCCAGTCAGTCCGTGCAACCGTTCGAGGGCCGTGGATTGCCTCACTCCCGGCGGTTGATCAGGAGCTGTACCGAGCGAATCGACCCGGCCTCGAGTGGCACGACGACCATGGCGACCGACAAACAGAACTGGTGTTCATCGGTACCGAATTCGACGAAGAACGGCTTCGGAATCGTCTCACGGACTGTCTGGTCGACGACGGTGAGTGGGAACACGCCGACGCACTCGAGAATCCGTTCCCGACCGAGGCCGGCGAGGCAGTCGTCGTTCGCGAGCCGTAA
- a CDS encoding ABC transporter ATP-binding protein encodes MTAETLVSLENVEVHFEEETGLFDFGDPDVVRAVDDVTLDIEENDVVALVGESGCGKTTLGKTSIGLQRPTGGRVRYRGQDIWDAKDRRGDVDIPYDEIRRSLQIIHQDPGSSLNPNRRVMKILEAPLKRWQTEMSAGDRRREVLEMLERVGMTPPGDYAGRYPHQLSGGEQQRVALIRALLMDPDLILADEAISALDVSLRVEMMDLMLELQEQFDTSFVAVSHDLSNARYFASHGDGRIGVMYLGRLVEVGPPEQIINNPKHPYTKVLRWATPDLRAGADGGEPPVRKIDIPDPKNPPAGCRFHTRCPKAREACRGETQPPAYQLSTDHKVACFREDDGHEYWSSDPLPGTDDDPRSGESAPASSSSD; translated from the coding sequence ATGACAGCAGAGACACTCGTCTCACTCGAGAACGTCGAAGTACACTTCGAAGAAGAAACGGGACTGTTCGATTTCGGCGACCCAGACGTTGTTCGCGCCGTCGACGATGTCACGCTCGATATCGAGGAAAACGACGTGGTCGCGCTGGTCGGCGAATCCGGCTGTGGCAAGACCACGCTCGGAAAGACTTCAATTGGCCTGCAGCGACCGACTGGGGGTCGCGTCCGCTATCGCGGCCAAGACATCTGGGATGCCAAAGACCGACGCGGCGATGTCGACATTCCCTACGACGAGATCCGACGCTCGTTGCAGATCATCCATCAGGACCCTGGCAGTTCGCTCAACCCGAATCGGCGCGTGATGAAGATCCTCGAGGCACCGCTCAAACGGTGGCAAACTGAAATGAGTGCCGGTGACCGTCGCCGCGAAGTCCTCGAGATGTTAGAGCGCGTGGGGATGACGCCGCCGGGCGATTACGCCGGTCGGTATCCACACCAGCTCTCAGGCGGCGAGCAACAGCGGGTTGCACTCATCCGGGCGCTGTTGATGGATCCCGATCTCATCCTCGCTGATGAAGCGATTTCGGCACTCGACGTCTCGTTGCGCGTCGAGATGATGGATCTCATGCTCGAGTTACAGGAGCAGTTCGATACATCGTTCGTCGCGGTGTCACACGACCTCTCGAACGCGCGGTACTTTGCATCTCATGGTGACGGCAGGATCGGGGTGATGTATCTCGGGCGACTCGTCGAAGTCGGGCCGCCCGAGCAGATCATCAACAACCCAAAACACCCCTACACGAAGGTGCTTCGCTGGGCGACGCCGGACTTGCGAGCGGGTGCCGACGGTGGCGAGCCGCCGGTTCGCAAAATCGACATTCCCGACCCGAAGAATCCACCAGCGGGCTGTCGATTCCACACCCGCTGTCCGAAAGCACGCGAGGCCTGTCGCGGCGAGACACAGCCGCCTGCGTACCAACTCAGTACGGATCACAAGGTTGCGTGCTTCCGCGAAGATGACGGCCACGAGTACTGGTCGAGCGACCCGCTTCCGGGGACTGACGACGACCCACGCTCTGGAGAGTCTGCACCTGCGTCCTCATCGTCGGACTGA
- a CDS encoding spermidine synthase gives MDIRSAVAYRPTKPELAVFVSGITSMGLEILAVRIVAPQFGSHIYTVGGILTVCLAALSLGYWQGGKRAAFATNREMSWLMLGTAVYIGVVIYASDLLLTHTSVLALPPRYASLPAVIVLFGPPTYLLGFISPYAAELSAKEGTGEASGHVYALGTIGSIIGSGATTFLLIPVLTVSQIGLLFGLILVGTALALTGPTPPRKPTVASVLVVLLLVGAAGGTPVEFDHRGDIVYETGTAHQQLEIIDSGSERTMYLDGARHSAMDLEEPDRHVFTYTKYFHLPMLMADDVNDVDRVLFIGGGGYTGPQDFADQYDAEIDVVELDPEVTDAADEYFGLERDEMNIHTEDGRQFLEQTDDTYDVIVIDAYKQDQVPFHLTTTEFMDLVSDRLSDDGMLHANVIAAPSGPAAEFYQAQYHTMAEVFPELESYRTSDSSAIQNIQIVASNEPRELSAADLAERNDERDLGVDLSDAIENRMSSPDTDDAPVLQDDRGEVDSLLDPMLGQRYVIEETNTGSNETTTTDPPQSALTAPTAATDASATTAPSYGK, from the coding sequence ATGGATATACGGAGTGCCGTTGCGTACCGGCCAACGAAGCCGGAGCTTGCGGTATTCGTCTCGGGGATCACCAGTATGGGCCTCGAGATTCTCGCGGTCCGAATCGTCGCGCCGCAGTTCGGCAGCCACATATACACCGTTGGCGGCATTTTGACGGTCTGTCTCGCGGCGTTGAGTCTTGGCTACTGGCAGGGTGGCAAACGGGCGGCGTTCGCCACGAACCGGGAAATGTCCTGGCTCATGCTCGGGACGGCAGTCTACATCGGCGTCGTCATCTACGCGAGTGACCTGTTGCTGACACATACGTCAGTGCTTGCGCTGCCGCCGCGATATGCCTCGCTCCCGGCGGTCATCGTCCTGTTCGGTCCGCCGACGTACCTCCTTGGCTTTATCAGTCCCTATGCGGCTGAGCTCTCGGCGAAAGAAGGCACTGGTGAGGCCTCTGGGCACGTCTACGCACTTGGAACGATCGGCAGCATCATCGGCTCGGGGGCGACGACGTTCCTCCTGATTCCCGTCCTCACCGTCAGCCAGATCGGACTGCTGTTCGGCCTCATCCTCGTCGGAACGGCACTCGCACTTACTGGCCCGACACCCCCACGAAAGCCGACCGTCGCGAGCGTGCTCGTCGTTCTATTGCTCGTCGGCGCGGCCGGCGGCACACCCGTCGAGTTCGACCATCGCGGCGACATCGTCTACGAAACCGGAACCGCCCACCAGCAACTCGAGATTATCGACAGCGGGAGCGAACGGACGATGTACTTAGACGGCGCTCGCCACAGCGCAATGGATCTCGAGGAGCCTGATCGCCACGTCTTCACCTACACGAAGTACTTCCACCTGCCCATGCTCATGGCCGACGATGTGAATGACGTCGACCGCGTGTTATTCATCGGCGGCGGTGGCTACACCGGTCCACAGGACTTTGCAGACCAGTATGACGCCGAGATCGACGTCGTCGAACTCGATCCCGAGGTCACCGACGCCGCAGACGAGTACTTCGGCCTCGAGCGCGACGAGATGAACATCCACACCGAAGATGGTCGCCAGTTCCTCGAGCAAACTGACGACACCTACGACGTGATCGTGATCGACGCGTACAAACAGGATCAGGTGCCGTTCCACCTCACGACGACGGAGTTCATGGACCTCGTCTCGGACCGATTGAGCGACGACGGCATGCTCCACGCAAATGTCATCGCCGCGCCAAGCGGGCCCGCCGCCGAGTTCTATCAGGCACAGTACCACACGATGGCGGAGGTGTTCCCCGAACTCGAGAGTTACCGAACCTCTGACTCGAGTGCGATCCAGAATATTCAGATTGTCGCCTCGAACGAGCCACGAGAGCTGTCGGCTGCGGATCTCGCCGAGCGAAACGACGAGCGTGACCTCGGCGTCGACCTCTCAGACGCAATTGAGAACCGAATGTCATCGCCTGATACCGACGACGCGCCGGTCTTGCAAGACGACCGTGGCGAAGTCGATAGCCTCCTCGATCCAATGCTTGGACAGCGCTACGTGATCGAAGAGACCAACACAGGGTCCAACGAGACAACCACCACTGATCCACCTCAGTCTGCGCTGACTGCGCCGACAGCAGCGACTGACGCGTCAGCGACCACAGCACCGAGTTACGGGAAATAA
- a CDS encoding glycoside hydrolase family 3 N-terminal domain-containing protein produces the protein MTAQFDGESRPESVATLRSELTLSEKVGQLVGTFVGSMGERDVSVDDAQREVVEDNVGTVAAFGIGVSRYHDPERVAEIANDLQRTALEETSHGIPLLLPVDAVHGHAYVHDAAVFPHGLGVAATRSPDHAQTAGEITATEMRATGANVNYGPTSDVARDQRWGRTFETYGESPLLCGQFSAAAITGLESTTDSPQVAATAKHFPAYGDSAGGEDAAVVDRSSTTMYGQLLAPFEDALAADPSIVMPCYNSIDGEPAHGSRRYLTELLRERLGFDGAVVSDWGGVDHLHDDHRVTASQRDSAKLAVEAGLDQVSVGHGEYAAHLESLVETGELSEERIDEAVDRILALKVDLGLFDDPFVDLERTSEVVGRDEHREAAYEAAKDSQTLLKNKDGLLPLSPSVESLLVTGPNADSLRHQYGGWSVQHPEPDSGTTVLEGVRDRVSEATTVRYEQGATMTGSVNLEAVESAAADSDVAVVVCGENWYFHEFGPKQLVGETGEFPTRSQLELPAAQRDLLETVHATGTPTVLVTITGRPLAISWADEHVPAILQSYYPGSEGGRAVADVLFGEHNPAGRLPISVPRSAEQLPSRFNYYAHPTPIGADEHPDTYDPLYEFGHGESYTTFECSSLEVEDDEIGPAESVQATITVENTGDRAGARALDFFLRDEVSSIVRPVREHVAFTRVSLEAGESTTASVTIPNAALAVTDARGRRTVEPGAFELTCDECSTTFEVR, from the coding sequence ATGACTGCGCAATTCGATGGCGAGTCGAGACCGGAGTCGGTCGCGACACTGCGATCCGAACTCACGCTCTCGGAGAAGGTCGGGCAACTGGTTGGCACGTTCGTCGGGTCGATGGGTGAACGGGATGTCTCTGTAGACGATGCACAACGGGAAGTCGTCGAAGACAACGTCGGCACCGTCGCAGCGTTCGGAATTGGCGTTTCCCGCTACCACGACCCAGAACGCGTCGCCGAAATTGCGAACGACCTCCAGCGCACGGCACTCGAGGAGACCAGCCACGGCATCCCGCTTCTGTTGCCCGTCGACGCTGTTCACGGGCACGCGTACGTCCACGATGCAGCAGTGTTTCCCCACGGCCTCGGTGTCGCTGCAACCCGCAGCCCCGACCACGCACAGACGGCTGGCGAGATTACGGCAACCGAGATGCGAGCAACGGGTGCGAACGTCAACTACGGGCCGACGTCCGACGTGGCTCGAGACCAGCGCTGGGGCCGAACGTTCGAAACGTACGGCGAGAGCCCGCTTCTGTGCGGGCAGTTTAGTGCGGCAGCAATCACCGGATTAGAGTCGACGACCGACAGCCCGCAGGTCGCTGCGACGGCAAAACACTTCCCGGCCTACGGCGACTCGGCCGGTGGCGAGGACGCCGCCGTCGTCGACCGCTCGAGTACAACCATGTACGGCCAACTGCTCGCGCCGTTCGAGGACGCCCTCGCAGCCGATCCCTCCATCGTGATGCCGTGTTACAATTCGATTGATGGTGAACCCGCCCACGGCTCGCGGCGCTATCTCACGGAACTGCTTCGCGAACGGCTCGGCTTCGACGGCGCTGTGGTCTCCGACTGGGGCGGTGTTGACCATCTCCATGACGACCACCGGGTGACGGCCTCCCAGCGCGACTCGGCGAAACTGGCCGTCGAGGCCGGTCTCGATCAGGTCTCGGTTGGCCATGGCGAGTACGCTGCCCACCTCGAGTCGCTCGTCGAAACGGGGGAACTCTCAGAGGAACGCATCGACGAGGCAGTTGATCGCATTCTCGCGCTGAAAGTCGACCTCGGGCTGTTCGACGACCCGTTCGTCGACCTCGAGCGAACGAGCGAGGTGGTCGGCCGGGATGAGCACCGTGAGGCAGCCTACGAGGCGGCCAAAGATTCTCAGACGCTCCTGAAGAACAAGGATGGCCTGCTCCCGCTGTCGCCGTCGGTCGAGTCGCTCCTCGTGACCGGGCCGAACGCTGACTCCTTGCGCCATCAGTACGGCGGCTGGAGCGTCCAGCATCCCGAGCCAGACTCCGGAACGACCGTTCTCGAGGGAGTCCGAGACCGCGTCAGCGAGGCGACGACAGTTCGGTACGAACAGGGTGCAACGATGACCGGTTCAGTCAATCTCGAGGCTGTCGAATCCGCGGCAGCCGACTCGGACGTTGCGGTGGTTGTCTGTGGCGAAAACTGGTACTTCCACGAGTTCGGACCGAAGCAACTGGTCGGCGAGACTGGCGAGTTCCCAACGCGTTCGCAACTCGAGTTGCCCGCCGCACAGCGGGACCTGCTCGAGACCGTTCACGCGACGGGGACGCCGACTGTGCTGGTGACAATTACGGGTCGTCCGCTCGCGATTTCGTGGGCCGACGAGCACGTGCCAGCCATTTTGCAGTCGTACTACCCGGGCAGCGAGGGTGGCCGTGCTGTCGCAGACGTCCTGTTCGGCGAGCACAACCCCGCAGGACGCCTCCCGATCAGTGTTCCACGGTCGGCCGAGCAGTTGCCCTCGCGGTTTAACTACTACGCTCACCCGACACCGATTGGCGCTGATGAGCACCCAGATACGTACGATCCGCTCTACGAATTCGGCCACGGCGAAAGCTACACCACCTTCGAGTGCTCGAGCCTCGAGGTCGAGGACGACGAAATTGGCCCTGCTGAGTCCGTTCAGGCGACGATCACCGTCGAGAACACCGGCGACCGCGCCGGCGCTCGCGCGCTTGATTTCTTCTTGCGCGATGAGGTGAGTTCCATCGTCCGTCCGGTCCGCGAACACGTTGCCTTTACGCGCGTCTCGCTCGAGGCCGGCGAGTCGACGACCGCGTCAGTGACGATTCCGAACGCTGCACTCGCTGTGACTGACGCTCGAGGCCGCCGAACTGTTGAGCCAGGAGCGTTCGAACTGACCTGTGACGAGTGTTCGACGACGTTCGAGGTTCGGTAA
- a CDS encoding redox-regulated ATPase YchF, with protein sequence MSKSYRIGLVGKPSVGKSSFFNAATMNDVPEGAYPFTTIDPSVGEAYVRVDCAAPEFDEECTPNVGYCDHGTRFVPTKLVDVAGLIPGAHEGAGLGNQFLSDLNETDVLVHVVDFSGKTDIEGEATEGHDPRDDIAFLEEELDQWYLDILEKGINRYESGYTTEDDAIEEELAEQMSAFKTNEDEIKRLIRRVDIGFDPEEWEDDDRLELAREIRTETKPMVIAANKMDTPEAQANYEEITTDPEYEHLTIVPCSAHAEKALKSADKASVVDYRPGDSDFEITGDVSGDQEEGLEQIRDFLSEYGATGVQAALETALFDVLGVTPVFPGGANGLGNERGEVLPDCYLIPPNSTAEDFAYSLHSDIGDGFLHAIDCRSNRQLGKDYEVESRDVIEIITTN encoded by the coding sequence ATGAGTAAGAGTTACCGAATCGGACTCGTCGGCAAACCCTCTGTCGGCAAGTCCTCCTTTTTCAACGCGGCGACGATGAACGACGTGCCAGAGGGCGCGTACCCGTTTACGACGATCGACCCAAGCGTCGGCGAAGCCTACGTCCGCGTCGACTGTGCCGCCCCCGAATTCGATGAGGAGTGCACGCCGAATGTCGGCTACTGCGACCACGGCACTCGCTTCGTCCCAACGAAACTCGTCGACGTGGCCGGGCTCATTCCCGGCGCACACGAAGGCGCCGGCCTCGGCAACCAGTTCCTCTCTGACCTGAACGAAACCGACGTCCTCGTCCACGTCGTCGATTTCTCCGGCAAAACCGACATCGAGGGCGAAGCCACTGAGGGCCACGACCCGCGCGACGATATCGCCTTCTTGGAGGAGGAACTCGACCAGTGGTATCTCGACATCCTCGAGAAGGGAATTAATAGGTACGAGTCGGGCTACACGACCGAAGACGACGCCATCGAGGAAGAACTCGCCGAGCAGATGAGCGCGTTCAAGACCAACGAAGACGAGATCAAACGCCTGATCCGGCGCGTCGACATCGGCTTCGACCCCGAGGAGTGGGAGGACGACGACCGACTCGAGTTGGCCCGCGAAATCCGAACGGAGACCAAGCCGATGGTCATCGCGGCGAACAAGATGGACACGCCCGAGGCGCAGGCGAACTACGAGGAGATCACGACCGATCCGGAGTACGAGCACCTGACGATTGTCCCCTGTAGCGCCCACGCCGAAAAAGCGCTCAAGTCCGCCGACAAAGCCAGTGTCGTCGACTACCGGCCCGGCGATTCTGACTTCGAGATCACGGGTGATGTCTCAGGTGACCAGGAGGAAGGCTTAGAACAGATTCGTGACTTCCTCTCCGAGTACGGCGCGACGGGCGTCCAGGCAGCCCTCGAGACGGCCTTGTTCGACGTTCTTGGCGTGACGCCCGTCTTCCCTGGCGGTGCGAATGGACTGGGGAACGAACGCGGCGAAGTCCTGCCGGACTGTTACTTGATCCCGCCGAACTCGACCGCCGAAGACTTCGCATACAGTCTCCACTCCGACATTGGCGACGGCTTTCTCCACGCCATCGACTGTCGGTCAAACCGCCAGCTCGGCAAGGATTACGAGGTCGAATCGCGTGACGTCATCGAGATTATCACAACGAACTGA
- a CDS encoding TRC40/GET3/ArsA family transport-energizing ATPase, with product MDRYVFFGGKGGVGKTTVSAAYGYRCAAAGLETLVVSTDPAHSVGDLFDQSFGDDPRAVDGVDNLFALEIDPEEEVSRHLTDIKRTLSDQVSAAMVNTVDRQIEMAHGTPGAYEAALFDRFVTVMRDTDRFDRIVFDTSPTGGTLRLLSLPDLLEGWITRLMAKRRKSIDRYEKAALGGREPRRVLEGDPVLAHLEQRKEFFEYAGETLREEASFVLVFNPDSLSIRETERAIEDLSEQGLEVSGLVANRLTPAPDPDEDGRGARYLRSRVATERDRLESAHTDLEPPVVAELETRVTEIGLDELDGVAAELEITI from the coding sequence ATGGATCGGTACGTTTTCTTCGGCGGGAAAGGCGGTGTTGGTAAGACAACAGTGTCGGCAGCGTACGGGTACCGGTGCGCAGCGGCGGGTCTCGAGACGCTCGTTGTTTCGACGGACCCAGCCCACTCGGTCGGTGACCTCTTTGATCAATCGTTCGGTGATGACCCACGAGCGGTCGACGGCGTGGATAATCTCTTCGCACTCGAGATCGATCCCGAGGAGGAGGTCTCACGCCATCTCACAGATATCAAGCGAACGCTGTCTGATCAGGTGTCAGCGGCGATGGTCAACACGGTCGATAGGCAGATCGAGATGGCACACGGCACGCCCGGTGCATATGAGGCTGCGCTATTCGATCGGTTCGTCACCGTGATGCGCGATACCGACCGCTTCGATCGGATCGTCTTCGATACGTCTCCCACCGGCGGGACGTTACGACTGCTTTCGCTTCCCGACTTGCTCGAGGGGTGGATTACCCGGCTGATGGCGAAACGGCGCAAGAGTATCGACCGCTACGAGAAGGCCGCACTCGGCGGTCGAGAGCCCCGTCGCGTTCTCGAGGGCGATCCCGTTCTTGCCCACCTCGAGCAGCGAAAGGAGTTTTTCGAGTACGCTGGTGAGACGCTGCGCGAAGAGGCGTCGTTCGTCCTCGTGTTCAACCCCGACTCGCTATCCATCAGGGAGACAGAACGCGCGATCGAGGATCTCTCCGAGCAGGGACTCGAGGTTAGCGGACTCGTTGCAAATCGGCTGACACCTGCACCGGATCCCGATGAGGACGGACGCGGAGCACGCTATCTGCGGTCTCGAGTCGCGACCGAACGTGATCGCCTTGAGAGTGCGCACACCGATCTCGAACCACCGGTTGTTGCCGAACTCGAGACACGCGTTACCGAGATTGGTCTCGACGAACTGGACGGTGTCGCCGCCGAACTCGAGATTACTATCTGA
- a CDS encoding SRPBCC family protein, with protein MREVTVSRAITAPKSAIADWLEPATIVDAEGSFSVSHVEDTADATVVVASGPGMELPLRFEEHDDSIYYTQEGDHGPFSHMETWIELTEESAGTIVTLRSSVSLAAPLPFGDRIAAWKRSGELRRAADALESAFE; from the coding sequence ATGCGTGAAGTGACGGTTTCACGAGCGATCACCGCCCCAAAATCTGCAATCGCGGACTGGCTCGAGCCAGCGACCATTGTCGACGCCGAGGGAAGTTTTAGCGTCTCCCACGTCGAGGACACGGCTGACGCCACAGTTGTTGTCGCGAGCGGGCCAGGCATGGAACTGCCACTCCGATTCGAAGAACACGACGATTCGATTTATTATACACAAGAGGGCGATCACGGCCCGTTTTCGCACATGGAGACTTGGATCGAACTCACCGAAGAAAGCGCAGGAACCATCGTGACGCTCAGGTCTTCCGTCTCGCTTGCTGCGCCCCTTCCGTTCGGGGATCGAATTGCTGCCTGGAAACGCAGCGGTGAACTACGACGCGCCGCCGACGCACTCGAGTCGGCATTCGAGTGA